In Chryseobacterium turcicum, a single window of DNA contains:
- a CDS encoding FtsK/SpoIIIE family DNA translocase, with translation MEKKSQKNRAAMPETSKILSKQRIFFGLTLIVFAGVLTLSFISYLMNWKADQSQAGTILDKTIKSSNIFGKLGDWLGNIFIFESIGIASFIIAFLFVVLGTMILKKKIFKPWMTFGHSLFFICWLPILLGAITRGNGNGGVLSGVYGYQIMDSLSAIIGTAGLWVVLVVSIALYFILEFNLRPSSIKAKLNMINENTIGKVKSMMPNSDQDFDADEELEEELHDEEDKNITVTEVASPKKSPVTAKKNTVIPENQPTQSIAEVETIVTPNQTSFEENKEITPSLNITTASSSPTIKPEDAFDAPVTNFSTSASSFSTPAPTSTPEPEEIKLKVEIAPVIDIIDEADKQSQDLVDKHGLYDHRLDLAKFQMPPVDLLKEYGNEEISINKEELEENKNKIVGLLKNFNVGIAEIKATIGPTVTLYEIVPEAGIRVASIKKLQDDIALNLSALGIRIIAPMPGKGTIGIEVPRKNPTMVSMRSVIASQKFQNTDMDLPVVFGKTISNEVFMADLSKMPHLLMAGATGQGKSVGINAILTSLLYKKHPSELKFVMVDPKKVELSLYSKIERHYLAKLPDSDDAIITDTNKVINTLNSLCVEMDQRYDLLKNAFCKNLKEYNKKFTERKLNPENGHRYLPYIVLVVDEFADLIMTAGKEVELPIARLAQLARAVGIHLIVATQRPSVNVITGMIKANFPARAAFRVISSVDSRTILDSTGADQLIGKGDMLYFNGNEILRLQCAFVDTPEVERLAEFIGEQKGYASAFLLPEYVSEEATSTVGAFDPNEKDSLFEDAARIIVSTQQGSTSMLQRQLKLGYNRAGRIMDQLEASGIVGGFNGAKAREVLISDLYSLEQFLEDLRN, from the coding sequence ATGGAAAAGAAATCACAAAAAAACCGAGCAGCAATGCCTGAAACAAGCAAAATCTTATCAAAACAACGTATTTTTTTCGGACTTACACTTATTGTGTTCGCCGGAGTATTAACGCTGTCATTTATTTCTTATTTAATGAATTGGAAGGCAGACCAAAGCCAAGCCGGAACAATACTAGATAAGACGATAAAATCATCAAATATTTTTGGAAAACTCGGCGATTGGCTAGGTAATATCTTTATTTTTGAAAGTATTGGTATTGCTTCGTTTATCATTGCTTTTCTGTTTGTGGTCTTAGGAACAATGATTTTAAAGAAGAAAATCTTCAAACCTTGGATGACGTTTGGGCACTCACTTTTTTTCATTTGTTGGTTGCCAATCTTATTGGGGGCGATTACAAGAGGCAATGGTAATGGCGGTGTTTTAAGCGGTGTGTATGGGTATCAGATTATGGATTCTCTTTCTGCGATTATTGGAACTGCCGGTCTTTGGGTAGTTTTAGTGGTAAGCATTGCGTTGTATTTCATTCTTGAATTTAATCTTAGACCTAGCTCAATAAAAGCTAAGCTGAATATGATTAATGAAAATACCATTGGAAAAGTAAAATCAATGATGCCAAATTCTGACCAGGATTTTGATGCCGATGAGGAACTGGAAGAAGAATTACACGATGAAGAAGATAAAAATATTACTGTTACCGAAGTAGCAAGTCCTAAAAAAAGCCCTGTAACGGCCAAAAAAAATACGGTTATTCCGGAAAATCAGCCAACTCAGTCAATCGCAGAAGTTGAAACGATCGTCACGCCTAATCAAACTTCTTTTGAAGAAAATAAAGAGATTACTCCCTCTTTAAATATTACTACAGCATCTAGCAGTCCTACGATAAAACCTGAAGATGCTTTTGATGCTCCAGTTACAAATTTTTCAACATCAGCATCTTCTTTTTCTACTCCAGCTCCTACTTCTACCCCAGAACCGGAAGAAATTAAATTGAAAGTAGAAATTGCTCCGGTCATTGATATTATTGATGAGGCAGATAAACAGTCACAGGATTTGGTAGACAAACATGGTTTGTATGACCACCGACTAGATTTGGCTAAGTTCCAAATGCCGCCCGTAGATTTGTTGAAGGAATACGGAAACGAAGAAATCTCAATTAATAAGGAAGAATTAGAAGAGAATAAAAATAAAATTGTTGGTCTTCTTAAAAATTTCAACGTTGGAATTGCTGAAATTAAAGCAACCATCGGGCCCACGGTTACTTTGTATGAAATCGTTCCTGAAGCGGGAATCAGAGTGGCTTCGATTAAGAAATTGCAGGATGACATTGCCTTGAATCTTTCAGCTTTAGGAATTAGAATTATAGCGCCAATGCCTGGAAAAGGAACGATTGGTATTGAAGTTCCTAGAAAAAATCCTACGATGGTTTCTATGAGGTCGGTGATTGCTTCTCAGAAATTCCAAAATACAGATATGGATTTACCTGTTGTTTTTGGAAAAACAATTTCTAATGAAGTGTTTATGGCAGATTTGTCTAAAATGCCTCACCTTTTGATGGCGGGAGCAACCGGACAAGGAAAATCTGTAGGTATTAATGCAATCCTTACTTCTTTATTATACAAAAAACATCCGAGTGAACTGAAGTTTGTAATGGTGGATCCTAAAAAGGTTGAACTTTCTTTATATTCAAAAATCGAAAGACATTACTTGGCAAAACTTCCTGATTCTGATGATGCAATTATTACGGATACTAATAAAGTGATTAATACGCTAAATTCTCTCTGTGTTGAGATGGATCAGCGATATGATTTGCTTAAAAATGCTTTCTGTAAAAATTTAAAAGAATACAATAAAAAGTTCACTGAAAGAAAATTAAACCCAGAAAACGGACACCGTTATTTACCTTACATTGTTTTGGTGGTGGATGAGTTTGCAGATTTAATTATGACTGCCGGAAAAGAAGTTGAGCTTCCTATCGCAAGATTAGCACAACTGGCAAGAGCGGTGGGAATTCACTTAATTGTTGCAACACAAAGACCGTCTGTAAATGTAATTACAGGGATGATTAAAGCTAACTTCCCTGCAAGAGCTGCATTTAGGGTAATTTCAAGTGTAGATTCAAGAACGATTTTAGATTCTACAGGAGCTGATCAGCTGATTGGAAAAGGAGATATGCTTTATTTTAACGGAAATGAAATTTTAAGACTTCAGTGTGCATTTGTAGATACTCCGGAAGTTGAAAGACTGGCTGAGTTTATTGGGGAACAAAAAGGGTATGCTTCAGCGTTCTTACTTCCAGAATATGTTTCTGAAGAAGCAACAAGTACTGTCGGAGCCTTTGATCCTAACGAAAAAGATTCTTTATTTGAAGATGCAGCAAGAATTATCGTTTCAACACAGCAGGGTTCTACTTCTATGCTTCAAAGACAGTTGAAATTAGGATATAACAGAGCCGGAAGAATTATGGATCAGTTGGAGGCAAGCGGTATTGTTGGTGGGTTTAATGGTGCTAAAGCGAGAGAAGTTCTGATTAGTGATTTGTATTCTTTGGAACAGTTTTTGGAAGATTTGCGAAATTAA
- a CDS encoding LolA family protein, whose protein sequence is MKKIISKIVVGTLVVGSIGFVQAQKIDAKAKKILDDITANYNSKKNSYFKFAFGSGMNGTVSKTEPGIYYSAGDKYKLKIMETEQIFDGNKIYNINTEDMEVTVAKPNANSTMFSPINYLTSYRKDYNVAYSGKKTVDGVSADLIKLTPVKANGLKYIYLYVDSDKKQMLKLEQYGNNKDISVIAIKEYKENQQLDPNMFVFDKTKFKNYLVTEL, encoded by the coding sequence ATGAAAAAAATAATATCAAAAATAGTTGTAGGAACATTGGTCGTAGGAAGTATTGGTTTTGTGCAGGCTCAAAAAATTGATGCCAAGGCAAAGAAAATATTAGATGATATTACGGCAAATTATAATTCTAAGAAAAATTCATACTTCAAATTTGCTTTCGGAAGCGGAATGAACGGAACTGTTTCTAAAACAGAGCCGGGAATTTATTATTCTGCAGGCGATAAGTATAAGTTGAAAATCATGGAAACGGAACAGATTTTTGACGGAAATAAAATCTACAACATCAATACCGAAGACATGGAGGTGACCGTGGCAAAGCCAAATGCAAACAGTACGATGTTCTCCCCTATCAATTATCTTACTTCTTACAGAAAAGATTATAATGTTGCTTACAGCGGTAAAAAAACGGTAGATGGTGTGAGTGCAGATTTAATTAAACTAACTCCTGTAAAAGCAAACGGATTAAAATATATTTATCTTTATGTAGACTCAGACAAAAAGCAAATGCTGAAACTAGAGCAATACGGAAACAACAAAGATATCTCTGTAATTGCAATTAAAGAATACAAGGAAAACCAACAATTAGACCCTAATATGTTTGTTTTTGACAAGACAAAATTTAAAAATTATCTTGTTACAGAATTATAA
- a CDS encoding LptF/LptG family permease translates to MFKILDRYIIKTFFGPFLFIFSVLFFIFIVNIIWIQLGQFMGKGLTTLQIMKLLFYLGVSVVSMVLPLTVLLASIMSFGELGERYELAAMKAAGISLTRVMLPLLGVTAVLAVMLYFFSNNIIPDFQRKAKNMLFNIAQTKPALNFTPGQFIDQIPGVMVKFDKIKGEDGRDLEGIFIHKKAGNYENQQTIVAEKGKFANAVNRKYMKLILYNGSVIEDNYAGKADNVRLKQPDQATKFDTLITHFDISELIDKAIEKEQITDDYRFQTYTELLGTIDKAKKDNSRTADNISNDIISQTNSVVTYMDKNKTKAPIKSQYKLDTIKGEKKLQILTNAYSRLDNLKTNLDAKEKEIDPSVKYFSKVVIYQQRILTYSFTCIIFFMIGASLGSIIRKGGMGVPVIIAIVIFIIFYVINVGFENVAWSGKMSPYIAAWLPNIILFPFGILMTYKALTDSQLFDSEKYKTLFKPITKLFVKQKEHQRYQ, encoded by the coding sequence ATGTTTAAAATCTTAGACCGATATATCATCAAGACCTTTTTTGGTCCGTTTTTATTTATATTCAGTGTACTGTTTTTTATATTTATAGTAAACATTATCTGGATTCAGCTGGGTCAGTTTATGGGTAAAGGTTTGACGACTTTACAGATCATGAAGCTCCTTTTCTATCTTGGAGTAAGTGTAGTAAGTATGGTGTTGCCATTAACAGTTTTATTGGCAAGTATCATGTCTTTCGGGGAACTGGGAGAACGGTACGAATTGGCCGCCATGAAAGCTGCCGGAATATCTTTAACGCGTGTGATGCTGCCGCTTTTGGGGGTAACCGCTGTTTTAGCAGTCATGCTCTACTTTTTCTCTAATAATATTATTCCTGATTTTCAACGGAAGGCGAAAAATATGCTATTTAATATTGCTCAAACCAAACCTGCCTTAAACTTTACGCCGGGTCAGTTTATTGATCAGATTCCTGGTGTCATGGTTAAATTTGACAAAATAAAAGGGGAAGATGGAAGAGATTTGGAAGGTATTTTTATCCATAAAAAAGCAGGTAATTACGAAAATCAACAGACGATTGTTGCCGAAAAAGGAAAATTTGCAAATGCTGTGAATAGAAAATATATGAAGCTTATCCTTTATAACGGAAGTGTAATTGAAGACAATTATGCCGGAAAAGCAGATAATGTAAGATTAAAGCAACCTGATCAGGCAACAAAATTTGATACTTTGATCACGCATTTTGACATTAGCGAATTAATTGATAAAGCCATCGAAAAAGAACAGATTACAGACGACTACCGTTTTCAAACGTATACTGAGCTTTTAGGTACAATTGATAAGGCTAAAAAAGACAATAGTAGAACTGCAGATAATATCAGTAACGACATTATTTCTCAAACGAATTCTGTAGTTACGTATATGGATAAAAATAAAACCAAAGCCCCTATAAAGTCTCAGTATAAATTAGACACCATAAAAGGAGAAAAGAAACTACAGATTCTTACCAATGCTTATTCTAGGTTGGATAATCTGAAAACCAATTTAGATGCTAAAGAAAAAGAGATTGATCCTAGTGTAAAATATTTCAGCAAAGTGGTTATTTACCAGCAGAGAATCCTTACCTATTCTTTTACATGTATTATATTTTTTATGATTGGTGCCAGTTTAGGATCTATTATCCGAAAAGGAGGAATGGGCGTTCCGGTAATCATAGCGATTGTAATATTTATTATTTTCTATGTCATTAATGTAGGTTTTGAAAACGTAGCATGGTCCGGAAAAATGAGCCCGTATATTGCGGCTTGGCTTCCCAATATTATCTTATTTCCTTTTGGGATTTTAATGACTTATAAAGCCTTAACAGACTCTCAGCTATTCGATTCTGAAAAGTATAAAACTTTGTTTAAACCAATCACGAAGTTATTCGTCAAACAAAAAGAACATCAACGTTATCAATAA
- the frr gene encoding ribosome recycling factor: MEELDLIVESVKHDMEAAIKHLEHAFQRIRAGRASTNMVQDVMVEYYGAPTPLNQVANVSVPDAMTISIQPWDRTAIGAIEKAIINSNLGFAPSNNGENIILNVPPLTEDRRKDLAKQAKGEAEDTKIVVRNARQNGIKELKKLEGVSEDLVKNVEATIQELTDKYVKSCEDHLKTKEAEIMKV, translated from the coding sequence ATGGAAGAATTAGATCTTATCGTAGAATCTGTAAAACATGATATGGAAGCGGCTATAAAGCACTTGGAGCATGCATTTCAAAGAATCAGAGCTGGGCGTGCATCTACGAACATGGTTCAGGATGTAATGGTAGAATATTATGGCGCTCCAACTCCTCTTAATCAAGTTGCTAACGTTTCTGTACCCGATGCGATGACCATCTCTATTCAACCTTGGGATAGAACTGCGATTGGAGCGATAGAAAAAGCAATTATCAATTCTAATTTAGGTTTTGCTCCGTCTAACAACGGTGAAAATATCATCTTAAATGTACCACCTTTAACGGAGGACAGAAGAAAAGATTTAGCAAAACAAGCTAAAGGAGAAGCAGAAGATACTAAAATTGTTGTAAGAAATGCAAGACAAAACGGTATTAAAGAACTGAAAAAACTGGAAGGTGTTTCTGAAGATTTAGTAAAAAATGTGGAAGCAACTATTCAGGAGCTTACCGACAAATATGTGAAATCTTGTGAAGACCACCTGAAGACAAAAGAAGCTGAAATTATGAAAGTATAA
- the pyrH gene encoding UMP kinase, translated as MKYKRILLKLSGEALMGNRQYGIDTERLMEYAQEIKKVVDRGCEIAIVIGGGNIFRGVAGAAKGMDRVQGDYMGMLATVINGMALQGALEDAGIKTRLQSAIEMDKVAEPFIKRRAVRHLEKGRVVIFGAGTGNPYFTTDTAATLRAIEIGADVILKGTRVDGIYDSDPEKNENAVKYNSLTFEEVFEKDLKVMDMTAFTLSHENKLPIIVFDMNKDGNLVKIVDGENVGTLVNL; from the coding sequence ATGAAATATAAAAGAATCCTTCTAAAACTGAGCGGTGAGGCACTAATGGGAAACAGACAATATGGTATTGATACCGAAAGGCTGATGGAATATGCTCAGGAAATCAAGAAAGTGGTTGACAGAGGCTGCGAAATTGCGATTGTAATTGGAGGAGGAAATATTTTCCGTGGTGTAGCAGGAGCTGCAAAAGGGATGGATAGAGTACAAGGCGATTATATGGGAATGCTTGCAACGGTAATCAACGGAATGGCTTTGCAAGGTGCTTTGGAAGATGCAGGAATTAAAACCAGACTACAATCTGCTATTGAAATGGATAAAGTGGCTGAACCCTTCATTAAAAGAAGAGCAGTAAGACATCTTGAAAAAGGTAGAGTCGTAATCTTCGGAGCTGGAACAGGAAATCCTTATTTCACCACTGATACTGCAGCAACATTAAGAGCTATCGAAATCGGAGCTGATGTGATTCTAAAAGGAACAAGAGTAGACGGTATCTACGACAGCGATCCTGAGAAAAACGAAAATGCAGTAAAATATAATTCTTTAACTTTCGAAGAAGTTTTTGAAAAAGACCTTAAAGTAATGGACATGACTGCCTTTACATTAAGCCATGAAAATAAATTACCGATTATTGTTTTTGATATGAATAAAGATGGTAATTTGGTGAAAATTGTAGATGGCGAAAATGTAGGAACTTTAGTCAATTTGTAA
- the porQ gene encoding type IX secretion system protein PorQ has product MKKVLIFSLFLSGIVSFAQNGTNVYSFLNIPVSARQAALGGDAITIRDYDVSFAIANPALLNKDSDKQLSINASTYLADSKFGTLAFAKDLDNGHMVTVNARYLGYGNIPRTDESGFEMGEFSASDVAVGAGYAYQFEEDWTIGGGLNFITSKIDTYTSSALSGTLAATYHNKQSKEVASVVLRNFGYQFKSFNGERENLPFRIDLGYTKILKAIPLAITITAHDLQKFDISSDYNVNGQEIGFGRKLADHFSLGAELFPEKGFNIRLGYNVRRGNELAVVDQRNFTGLSAGFGLKISKFRLDYAHVRYHNSSNVNQIGISVDLSGRRGE; this is encoded by the coding sequence TTGAAGAAAGTACTAATTTTTTCACTATTTCTTTCGGGAATTGTTTCATTTGCTCAAAATGGAACAAACGTTTACTCTTTCTTAAATATTCCCGTCTCTGCAAGACAGGCTGCTTTAGGTGGTGATGCAATTACCATTAGAGATTACGATGTATCTTTTGCTATTGCCAACCCGGCTTTGCTTAATAAAGATTCAGATAAACAACTTTCGATAAATGCTTCTACCTATCTGGCAGACTCAAAATTCGGAACACTTGCTTTTGCTAAAGATTTAGACAATGGGCATATGGTGACTGTAAATGCGAGATATTTAGGCTACGGAAACATCCCCAGAACTGACGAAAGCGGTTTTGAAATGGGAGAATTCTCAGCGTCTGATGTTGCTGTAGGAGCAGGATATGCTTATCAGTTTGAAGAAGACTGGACGATTGGTGGAGGATTAAATTTTATCACTTCAAAAATCGATACCTATACTTCTTCTGCCCTATCTGGGACTTTAGCCGCAACGTATCACAACAAGCAAAGCAAAGAAGTTGCTTCTGTAGTGCTTAGAAATTTCGGATATCAGTTTAAATCTTTTAATGGCGAAAGAGAAAATCTTCCGTTTAGAATAGATTTAGGATATACCAAAATATTAAAAGCAATACCTCTTGCAATTACGATAACAGCCCACGACTTACAAAAATTTGATATTTCTTCTGATTATAATGTTAACGGACAGGAAATTGGCTTCGGAAGAAAACTTGCCGACCACTTTTCTTTAGGTGCCGAGCTTTTCCCTGAAAAAGGATTCAATATCAGATTAGGTTACAATGTAAGAAGAGGAAATGAGCTTGCTGTTGTTGACCAACGAAACTTTACTGGGTTGTCTGCAGGTTTTGGTCTTAAGATTTCAAAATTCCGTTTAGATTATGCTCATGTGAGATATCATAACTCTTCCAATGTCAATCAAATCGGGATTTCTGTAGATTTAAGCGGACGTAGAGGAGAATAA
- the cmk gene encoding (d)CMP kinase, translating to MKKPVIAIDGFSSTGKSSISKIIAKKLGIVHLDTGALYRGITWFALQNCVDENDNINLSELFKSFHLIELEFKKEDEELVLFLNHINIAKEIRSNEVSENVSLVAKQKEVRDFLLDAQRLIAKNGGVIMDGRDIGTVVLPDADFKFFLTASIDERTKRRYSELLSLKIEADETKVKENLIERDRIDSEREISPLRQAEDAIVIDNTNMTKSQTIESILQYLTKINNFY from the coding sequence ATGAAAAAACCAGTAATCGCTATTGATGGATTTTCTTCTACCGGAAAAAGTTCTATCTCAAAAATTATTGCCAAAAAATTGGGTATCGTACACTTAGATACCGGTGCTTTATATCGGGGTATTACTTGGTTTGCTCTGCAAAATTGTGTTGATGAAAATGATAATATCAATTTATCAGAACTTTTCAAATCATTTCATTTAATTGAATTAGAATTTAAAAAAGAAGACGAAGAACTGGTTCTTTTCCTTAATCACATCAATATTGCCAAAGAAATCCGAAGCAACGAAGTGTCTGAAAATGTAAGCTTAGTGGCAAAACAGAAAGAAGTAAGAGATTTTTTGTTGGATGCACAAAGATTAATAGCAAAAAATGGCGGAGTAATTATGGATGGAAGAGATATCGGAACTGTAGTTTTACCCGATGCTGATTTTAAATTTTTTCTCACCGCAAGTATTGATGAGCGTACAAAACGAAGATACAGCGAACTTCTATCTCTAAAAATAGAAGCTGATGAAACTAAAGTAAAAGAAAATCTTATTGAAAGAGACCGTATTGACAGTGAAAGAGAAATCTCACCCTTGCGACAGGCAGAAGATGCCATCGTTATTGACAATACAAATATGACAAAAAGTCAAACAATAGAAAGCATATTACAATATCTTACAAAAATTAACAATTTTTATTAG
- a CDS encoding YtxH domain-containing protein: MSRKGNNTAGILAGLLAGAAAGVILGMLYAPEEGKETRKKIKSKADDLKDQAKNKYGEVSEIVKDQYDNISSTFKETANNVAHTVKDGYDKYKDQIVSKTTDMVKDVESGLNDLKK, translated from the coding sequence ATGTCTAGAAAAGGAAATAATACAGCAGGTATTTTAGCAGGTCTTTTAGCAGGTGCTGCGGCAGGTGTAATTTTAGGAATGCTTTATGCCCCTGAGGAAGGAAAAGAAACAAGAAAAAAAATCAAAAGCAAAGCCGACGACTTAAAAGATCAGGCAAAAAATAAATATGGTGAAGTATCTGAAATAGTAAAAGATCAGTATGATAATATCTCTTCTACTTTCAAAGAAACTGCCAATAATGTAGCACATACTGTAAAAGATGGGTATGACAAATATAAAGATCAAATCGTTTCTAAAACTACAGACATGGTAAAAGATGTAGAATCTGGATTGAACGATCTTAAGAAATAA
- a CDS encoding phage holin family protein, translating to MIETIKEYASKRIDLLKIEATEKSSISAGVIAYLVILLVAFGFFIILFNFGLAFLIGKALDNYSYGFLIVAGFYFVVMILVATFKKRIVNMVANKVIEFLNH from the coding sequence ATGATTGAAACTATTAAAGAATACGCATCTAAAAGAATAGATTTGCTGAAAATTGAAGCTACAGAAAAATCTTCAATTTCTGCAGGTGTTATTGCTTATTTAGTGATATTGTTGGTGGCATTTGGCTTTTTTATCATTCTCTTCAATTTTGGGTTGGCATTTCTTATTGGGAAAGCTTTAGATAATTATTCATATGGATTCTTAATTGTTGCTGGATTTTATTTTGTGGTGATGATTTTAGTTGCTACCTTTAAGAAAAGAATCGTAAATATGGTGGCAAATAAAGTAATCGAATTTTTAAATCATTAA
- a CDS encoding phosphoribosyl-ATP pyrophosphatase, producing MGRNYESLEELKRKKKLLKSEITDLEALLTFKNTKESLSAFTNGLSDQYLKEKIDEDGEETTVIRKDVIAKQITSEVKDLLLSKNTAMGIAGSAFKGDAMDAVVKLAVTAFVANYAKKNMKSPNWKKKILGAALIYVAPMALKFVRTKLEAYQKTKSVSSMEQLI from the coding sequence ATGGGCAGAAATTACGAGAGTCTGGAAGAGCTTAAAAGAAAGAAGAAACTGTTGAAAAGTGAAATTACCGATTTGGAAGCTCTTTTAACTTTTAAAAACACAAAAGAAAGCTTGAGTGCATTTACCAATGGTCTCAGCGATCAATATTTGAAAGAAAAAATTGATGAAGATGGTGAAGAAACAACGGTCATCAGAAAAGATGTTATCGCAAAACAAATCACATCTGAGGTAAAAGACCTTTTGCTAAGTAAAAATACCGCAATGGGAATTGCAGGAAGCGCATTTAAAGGTGATGCGATGGATGCTGTTGTAAAACTTGCTGTAACTGCTTTTGTGGCAAATTACGCTAAGAAAAATATGAAAAGTCCAAACTGGAAAAAGAAGATTTTGGGGGCAGCATTAATTTATGTGGCACCCATGGCTTTAAAATTTGTCCGTACAAAGTTAGAAGCTTACCAGAAAACAAAAAGTGTCTCTAGTATGGAGCAACTTATATAA
- a CDS encoding TrmH family RNA methyltransferase: MLTAHTIKILQSLDKKKFRQKYNLFLVEGNKIISELPNSNFKIKEIFSTDPKNLVCKDVEITQISENELKKISFLRNPKDSIAVCELLEEPQFEDKDFQLVLDGIQDPGNLGTIIRLADWFGIEQIICSEDTVDFYNPKVIQATMGSFLRVNMVYCNLTEYLSTTENTNVGTDMEGENIYQFEKPKKINLILGNEGNGMRDETEQFLHKRISIPRFGKSQSTESLNVSMAAGIILGQLFKV; encoded by the coding sequence ATGCTTACAGCTCATACAATTAAAATTTTACAGTCTTTAGATAAAAAGAAGTTCAGACAAAAATACAATTTGTTTTTGGTTGAAGGGAATAAAATCATTTCCGAACTTCCTAATTCTAACTTTAAAATTAAAGAAATATTTTCTACAGATCCTAAAAATCTTGTATGTAAAGACGTAGAAATTACACAGATCTCTGAAAATGAACTCAAAAAAATAAGTTTCCTAAGAAATCCCAAAGATTCTATAGCCGTTTGTGAGTTGCTTGAAGAGCCTCAGTTTGAAGACAAAGATTTTCAATTGGTTTTAGATGGTATTCAGGATCCCGGAAATTTGGGCACCATTATTCGTTTGGCAGATTGGTTTGGTATCGAACAAATTATATGCAGTGAAGATACGGTCGACTTCTACAACCCAAAAGTGATACAGGCAACCATGGGCTCTTTTCTAAGAGTAAACATGGTGTATTGTAATTTGACAGAATATCTTTCGACAACTGAAAATACCAATGTAGGCACCGATATGGAAGGGGAGAATATTTATCAATTTGAAAAACCTAAGAAAATCAATTTGATTTTAGGCAACGAAGGAAACGGAATGCGCGATGAAACAGAACAATTTCTTCACAAAAGAATAAGTATTCCTAGATTTGGAAAATCACAGTCTACAGAAAGCCTTAATGTTTCTATGGCTGCAGGAATAATTTTAGGACAGCTTTTTAAAGTTTGA